A segment of the Picrophilus oshimae DSM 9789 genome:
AACGGGTTTTATTGATCTTCCAGAAAGACCGCCGTAGATGTTGCTTAGAACTGGCATCCTTGCGTTTATATCAATCTTCATGGCCTTTAATGTATTTATAAGCACCAGTGCATCTGCCTTTTCAGCGGCCCGCGCCTCCTCAAGTATATCATGTGTGTTCGGGCTTAGCTTTGCAAAAACAGGTATATTCACCTTTGATTTGACCTCAGAAACTATTGATTCAACAAGCCCAGGATCTGAACCAACCTCAAGGCCAAAACCCTTTACATGCGGGCATGAAAGATTTAATTCAACGGCTATGGCACCGTAATCCTCCATCCTTTTTGCAAGATATGAAAAATCCTCCGGACCTGTTCCAAAGATGCTTCCTATGACATTGCTTCCCCTTAATATCTCCATCTCACCTGAGAATGCATCTATACCTGGATTTGAAAGTCCTATTGCATTTATAAAGTATGGATATTCATCGTAAATAACAGGTGTTTCAAAACCCCTGCGCTCATACATGCCTATCGATTTTGTAACAACCGCCGAGGCCCCATGTTCAAGAATTTTTTTCATTGTATATGCATTCTCGTCAAGTATGCCTGATGCAAGAATTAATGGATTCTTGAGATTAATCGATGCTATTTTACATGAAATGTCCATGAAACGGTTATAATAAAATTGTATTTATACTAGAGCATTGCATTTTCATTTAAATTTGATATCGTTTTTATTATATCATCTATTACGCCGTCCATGTTTTTTATAAAATCAAGTGACCAGACGCGGTATACATGCCAGCCACGATCCTCCAGGGCGTTTTTCCTTATGCGCTCCCTTTCACTGGCTGTTTTCATCTCATAGTATGTCCAGCCATCGGTTTCAATGCCAAGTATGTATTTATCACCTGTGTTATTTAAAACCGCCAGTGGTATGTTATGCTTTGAAAATCCTATGTCCTTTTCCATGTTAAATCCCCTGGAACGCAGCTCCCTGTATATGTAATCAATGATCATATCGTTGTTCTTTATCTTCATATATGATGCATCGCTGCTTATAGCAAATTCCATGTACTCTTTTAATAGTTTTACTCCAAGGGCGGTGTTCTCATTGATCTTTATATCCTCGGGCATGAAGGATGAAACGATTATTAGCTTCCTCCTTGCCCTGGTTATTGCAACATTTAATCTTTTTTCACCGCCCGCAGCGTTTATAGGCCCGAAGTTCATTGTCATCTTTCCGTTTTTATCCTTTCCGTAGCCAAGGCTTATTATTATAACATCGCTCTCATCGCCCTGAACGTTTTCAAGGTTCTTTACGAAGATTGCGTCCCTGTTCAATGCATCCTTTATTATTTCATCGTCTTTTGATATATCCTCAATTTTTGATGTTATTAGCTGTCTTTGCGATTCATTTAATGTGACTATGCCTATTGATATATGATCCGGTTTAACATAATTTATTTCCTCCTTTACTATATTTGCTATCTTCTCGGCCTCAATATCATTTATACGTTTTTTCCCACGATCGTATGAACCGCCGACGTAATTAAAAAAGACACCGGAATCGTCAGGATTTATATAAGAAGATGGAAACGTTTCAAGTGTATTGTCATAAAAATGCTTGTTTGAAAATGCTATTAATTTATCATCATAGCTTCTGTAATGCCAGCGCAGCTGTATCCTGTTCAGGCTCATTGAATCGTACTGATCAAGTATGTTCTCGAGTATTGTATAATTCTCATCATTAGGTTCCTCGTCTATACCCTGGAAGAACGTCGTTGGCGGGAGCTGCTTATCATCACCAGAGATTATAACCTGCCTTCCACGTATAATTGATCCTATGGCCTCTGCTGTTCTTATCTGTGAGGCCTCATCAAAGATCACAAGATCGAATTTTATTTCCGGATCAATATATTCACTTACGGTTAACGGGCTCATCATAAAGCATGGCCTTATATTAAAAATAAAATCGCCAAGAGATGATATTATCGATCTTATGGGCATGAAATTCTTCTTCTTTGCATTCTCGGTCTTTATTATCCTTATTGCCTCCGGGTTCTTTGCTATTGAATCGATTCTTCTCTCGTTCAGCCTTGATAAAACAATGGTCTTGTTTATATCTATTCTCCTTTTATCATATTTTATGAAGTTTGTTATATACCTTTCATGTTTTATTCTGTTAAAATTGGCTATTATGCTATCAGGATCGTTATCAAATGGCATTACCGATGGGTCTATGTAGCTTTCAATAAACTTTGAATAGAATGCCTTTTTAAATGCCTTTATTATGTCATTTGCCGAGACCCTGTTTCCAAGTATTGAACTCAATCTTATGCCCTTTAGACCAAGGGATTTCATCATATCCCTGAATTTTATGAATTTTATTATATCCTGGGAAATAACAGAATCTATGAATTTTTTAAGATCATTTATATTGCATGAAAATATATCGCTGTCGCTGATTTTTAAATTCTGGAACATGTTATTTATAAACCCAGTATTTTTATAAATGTCTATGAATAATGATTCTGCCTCCATTATTTTTTCAATGTTTAAATAACCTGATGTAATAAATTTTATAATTGAATCCGGAACATCACTGTAAACATTTATTATGCCATTTACATAATTATAAATTTCATCGCTGTAATCTGGATATATACTTTCTATTGCATTTTTTAATATTTCTATGTCCTTTTTTACATTAAGCATGGCAATGCCATAGTTTATATCATCAAGAATATCGTTATAGTCCTTTCTTGATTTATCATTGCTTAAGTTTAATATTGTGTTTACCATCGATTTGTATCCTGATGACATCCTTTTAAAAACTGAACCATAAGAAAGCAGCCTCTCCTTTAGATCATTTAAATCAATGGTTAGAAAATCCTCGGATCTCCTCTTCTTTATCTCTGCAAGCATTGAATTGAATTCCTCCTGCTTTTTAACCATCTGATCGTGCATGTTTTTTAGGTTTTCAATAAAATGCCTGTCAAAGAGCCTTTCATCCTTTATAATTATGCTTTTATCGAGCCTTTTTATTACATCTATTGATTTTATCATGTCATTTACAGATGATATATTTATTCCAAGATTGTTACTTATTATATTATTATACTTTTCAGATTTTAAAAGATCATCGTAAAGTTTTTTTATAATGCCATAGAACTCAGAGCTGTGTTTTTTGTAATCCTCATCCTTGAGCTTTAGCAGTGGTATTGAATAATAATTCTCAATGATATCGATGTAATCATCGAATTCCGTTAGGTCAAGTTCTATTTCCTCAAAGGCATCCTTGTTTATATTCAATAAATTATCGCTGATCTCTATGTTTAAATCTGTTAGATTCTCTATGTATTTATTTACAGCGTCGTATATTGATATCTGCATGTTCCCACGGCGCCTGTGTATCGCGTTAACATAATTGTCAAGGATCCATGTGAAGCGGTCCTTTGGCTCCTGCGGCATCTCGACGTTCTTCTGCATCTCTATTGATTTATAAATGGATTTGATAAAATCGCTTTTTACCTTGCTGCTGTGGAATTCAAGTATATAATCATCAAAACCAAGCCTTTCAAGCCTTTTTTTAACAACGTCTATGGCGGCCTTCTTCTCGCTGACAAAGAGCACGCTCTTGCCAAGGTACATGGAATCCGCTATTATGTTTGCTATCGTCTGGCTCTTTCCCGTCCCTGGAGGGCCTATTAATATGAAGCTTGCACCCTTCCTTGCCGCGTATATTGCCTTAAGCTGGCTTGAATCTGCATCAAGCACATTCCTGACGTTGTAATCTATGTCCGCCGGCATTATCCTGTTTATCTCATTTAACTTTTCATAATCCTTTGCAAGTATTCTTGCCAGATCATTTGATTCTATCTCTGCATGATGCTTTCTTATATCCTCGTATATTGTTATGTTTGTAAATGATATTGTACCTATATATGATGATTCAATAACCTTCCAGCCTGTGCCCTTAATGGAATTCTTTAGTATTTTCATTGCCTCTGAAAGATCCATTGTTGAATTTATATCATAATTAAAATCTATGCCAAGGGCATCAAATCTCTTCTTTATGTTTGGATTAAATATTATATCATCATCAATATAATTTATTGAGTAATCCTTCATGAAACGCCTTTGCATCTCAACGGGTATAAAAAAGATCTGCGTTTCTATATCGTTGTTAAAATCATCCTTCCATTTTAAGATACCAAGTGAAACGTAAAGCGTGTTTATTCCATGTTCATTTATTGAATTCCTTGATGAATAATATAAATTGTAAAGCGATCTTTTTCCATAATCCTTTTTTGCAAGTGTTATTTCATCATGCCTGTGCTCATCATCATTTTCCTGGAACCTCATTGATTTTCCCTTTAAAACAAGGTTATCATAAAGGGTGGACATCCTTGGTGATACAATCTTTATAAAGTTTTTGCCATCAAAGTAAAGCATCTTATTGTTCTTTGATGTATCAAGCAGATCCTTTTCCCATTTGTCAATAAAGGTTTCTATGTCCATTTAATCCATCATTAATTATTAAAAATGTATATTAATTTTCCTACATCAAAATTTTTATAATATCCTTGATTTTATCTCAAAGATTAAATTTTCGTCCTTTTTTAATATAATTCCATTTGATGCATCGGCTATTGCTTTATTATATCCTGGCAAAAAGTCATCATCGTTTATAACAAAGACTCTGCTGTACCTTCCAAGGTATTCTGCAGCATCGTATATCCTTTTATATGACGCATCAGGATAGTTCCCACGGCCATCTGTGAGAAAGAATGATACCGTTTTTTTATTATATCGTTTTGAAATATCGGCACAGAGCCTTAGAGCATCAGCCAGTGGCGTTTTCCCGGAGCTTTTTATGGATCTCAATGAGGCCTCTATGCTGCTAAAGTTCCTGCTGAACCATGATATTAAACTCGCCTGTGTTCCGGAGAAGGATACAAGGGATACCCTTGATCTCTTTACATATGCCTCTTTTAATATCATTGATGATATGTTTATCGCATCATTTATTCTGCTCTTAAATTTCATGGATTTGCTTGCATCCACGGCAATTATGAATGGCATTGATCCCTGTGATATCCTGGATTTAAAGGAAAGATCGTATGGCATTACACTTTTATCCATGTTCATGGCCATGTTTAAAAGCGTTCCATGGATATCAAGATGGCTTCCTGGTCTAAATGATGCCCTGTTAAATCCGGAGCCAGTAGATACCCTGCCGGAATCATTTGATGTTTTTATTCTAAACTCCACGGATTTTACATCCTTTTCATTGCCTTTTTGATTATGAATTTCATAATCATTTTTGCTGCTTTTATCGTTTTCATTGCTGCCATCTTTATTATCTTTATGATCAAAATCATTGTTTATATTATTGTTTATTTCCGGCTTTTTTACATCCTTTGATCTGTGATTCATTGCAAAGTAAAGTGCAAGGTCAAGGTCATTTTTATCTGGTTTTTTCCTGCCATAA
Coding sequences within it:
- a CDS encoding dihydroorotate dehydrogenase, producing the protein MDISCKIASINLKNPLILASGILDENAYTMKKILEHGASAVVTKSIGMYERRGFETPVIYDEYPYFINAIGLSNPGIDAFSGEMEILRGSNVIGSIFGTGPEDFSYLAKRMEDYGAIAVELNLSCPHVKGFGLEVGSDPGLVESIVSEVKSKVNIPVFAKLSPNTHDILEEARAAEKADALVLINTLKAMKIDINARMPVLSNIYGGLSGRSIKPVGIRYVYEVSRELKIPVIGVGGIENYEDAIEYIMAGASAVEIGTGIYRHGKKIFSEITNGILNFMKENNIESLSEIRGCAIR
- a CDS encoding DUF4011 domain-containing protein; translated protein: MDIETFIDKWEKDLLDTSKNNKMLYFDGKNFIKIVSPRMSTLYDNLVLKGKSMRFQENDDEHRHDEITLAKKDYGKRSLYNLYYSSRNSINEHGINTLYVSLGILKWKDDFNNDIETQIFFIPVEMQRRFMKDYSINYIDDDIIFNPNIKKRFDALGIDFNYDINSTMDLSEAMKILKNSIKGTGWKVIESSYIGTISFTNITIYEDIRKHHAEIESNDLARILAKDYEKLNEINRIMPADIDYNVRNVLDADSSQLKAIYAARKGASFILIGPPGTGKSQTIANIIADSMYLGKSVLFVSEKKAAIDVVKKRLERLGFDDYILEFHSSKVKSDFIKSIYKSIEMQKNVEMPQEPKDRFTWILDNYVNAIHRRRGNMQISIYDAVNKYIENLTDLNIEISDNLLNINKDAFEEIELDLTEFDDYIDIIENYYSIPLLKLKDEDYKKHSSEFYGIIKKLYDDLLKSEKYNNIISNNLGINISSVNDMIKSIDVIKRLDKSIIIKDERLFDRHFIENLKNMHDQMVKKQEEFNSMLAEIKKRRSEDFLTIDLNDLKERLLSYGSVFKRMSSGYKSMVNTILNLSNDKSRKDYNDILDDINYGIAMLNVKKDIEILKNAIESIYPDYSDEIYNYVNGIINVYSDVPDSIIKFITSGYLNIEKIMEAESLFIDIYKNTGFINNMFQNLKISDSDIFSCNINDLKKFIDSVISQDIIKFIKFRDMMKSLGLKGIRLSSILGNRVSANDIIKAFKKAFYSKFIESYIDPSVMPFDNDPDSIIANFNRIKHERYITNFIKYDKRRIDINKTIVLSRLNERRIDSIAKNPEAIRIIKTENAKKKNFMPIRSIISSLGDFIFNIRPCFMMSPLTVSEYIDPEIKFDLVIFDEASQIRTAEAIGSIIRGRQVIISGDDKQLPPTTFFQGIDEEPNDENYTILENILDQYDSMSLNRIQLRWHYRSYDDKLIAFSNKHFYDNTLETFPSSYINPDDSGVFFNYVGGSYDRGKKRINDIEAEKIANIVKEEINYVKPDHISIGIVTLNESQRQLITSKIEDISKDDEIIKDALNRDAIFVKNLENVQGDESDVIIISLGYGKDKNGKMTMNFGPINAAGGEKRLNVAITRARRKLIIVSSFMPEDIKINENTALGVKLLKEYMEFAISSDASYMKIKNNDMIIDYIYRELRSRGFNMEKDIGFSKHNIPLAVLNNTGDKYILGIETDGWTYYEMKTASERERIRKNALEDRGWHVYRVWSLDFIKNMDGVIDDIIKTISNLNENAML
- a CDS encoding VWA domain-containing protein; translated protein: MKTVNFPFSAIVKQDLVKLGLLINAIDPGIGGILIIGPKGIAKTTMVRSLSEILPEIKSTGCRFNCDPDDENSLCDECLDNLKNKKLKTVYKKIDIKEIPLSATIDRVAGSLDVKAALHGEVRLNEGILGEANRNILYIDEVNLLDDSIVDAILDSAATGINRVERENLSYVHPARFILIGTMNPEEGDLRPQLLDRFGISVTASLPESIEEMVEISKRVEDFNRDPVSFQERYMKNDIYIKNKIINARINLYRIKIDDDDLRYLASRIMEKGLGNRAMIAAVKSARAIAAYYGRKKPDKNDLDLALYFAMNHRSKDVKKPEINNNINNDFDHKDNKDGSNENDKSSKNDYEIHNQKGNEKDVKSVEFRIKTSNDSGRVSTGSGFNRASFRPGSHLDIHGTLLNMAMNMDKSVMPYDLSFKSRISQGSMPFIIAVDASKSMKFKSRINDAINISSMILKEAYVKRSRVSLVSFSGTQASLISWFSRNFSSIEASLRSIKSSGKTPLADALRLCADISKRYNKKTVSFFLTDGRGNYPDASYKRIYDAAEYLGRYSRVFVINDDDFLPGYNKAIADASNGIILKKDENLIFEIKSRIL